In Streptomyces sp. NBC_00091, the following proteins share a genomic window:
- the mgrA gene encoding L-glyceraldehyde 3-phosphate reductase: MTDNNPYRAGSSRYDSMEYRRTGRSGLRLPAISLGLWHNFGDDRSLESQRAILRRAFDLGVTHFDLANNYGPPPGSAELNFGKIFAQDFAPYREELVLSTKAGYLMHPGPYGEWGSRKYLLGSLDASLKRMGVDYVDVFYSHRFDPQTPLEETMGALASAVQQGKALYVGVSSYTAEQTAEAARILTGMGVRPLIHQPSYSMINRWTEEDGLLDTLEEAGMGCISFAPLAQGLLTGKYLQGIPEGSRASQGKSLNPSLLSEDVVRRLSGLNEIAARRGQSLAQLALTWVLRDERMTSALIGASSVKQLEENIAALAGEPLSEQELKEIDSFAVSTPGTNIWAQRG; the protein is encoded by the coding sequence GTGACTGATAACAATCCCTATCGGGCAGGGTCCTCCCGCTACGACTCCATGGAGTACCGGCGCACGGGCCGCAGCGGCCTCAGGCTTCCCGCCATCTCCCTCGGCCTCTGGCACAACTTCGGGGACGACCGGTCCCTGGAGTCCCAGCGGGCGATCCTGCGCCGCGCCTTCGACCTCGGTGTGACCCACTTCGATCTGGCCAACAATTACGGCCCGCCGCCCGGCTCGGCCGAGCTGAACTTCGGCAAGATCTTCGCCCAGGACTTCGCGCCCTACCGCGAGGAGCTGGTGCTCTCCACCAAGGCCGGCTACCTGATGCACCCCGGCCCGTACGGCGAGTGGGGCAGCCGCAAATACCTCCTCGGCTCGCTCGACGCCTCGCTGAAGCGGATGGGCGTGGACTACGTCGACGTCTTCTACTCGCACCGCTTCGACCCGCAGACCCCGCTGGAGGAGACCATGGGCGCGCTCGCGTCCGCGGTCCAGCAGGGCAAGGCGCTGTACGTCGGCGTGTCCTCGTACACGGCCGAGCAGACGGCCGAGGCGGCGCGGATCCTCACCGGCATGGGCGTACGGCCGCTGATCCACCAGCCCTCGTACTCCATGATCAACCGCTGGACGGAGGAGGACGGGCTGCTGGACACCCTGGAGGAGGCCGGCATGGGCTGCATCTCCTTCGCCCCGCTCGCGCAGGGCCTGCTCACCGGCAAGTACCTCCAGGGCATCCCGGAGGGCTCCCGGGCCAGCCAGGGCAAGTCCCTGAACCCCTCGCTGCTCTCGGAGGACGTGGTCCGCCGGCTCAGCGGACTGAACGAGATCGCGGCCCGCCGCGGCCAGTCGCTGGCCCAGCTCGCGCTGACCTGGGTGCTGCGGGACGAGCGGATGACCTCGGCGCTGATCGGCGCGTCGAGCGTGAAGCAGCTGGAAGAAAACATCGCCGCGCTGGCCGGAGAGCCGCTGTCCGAGCAGGAACTGAAGGAGATCGACTCCTTCGCGGTGTCCACCCCCGGCACCAACATCTGGGCCCAGCGCGGCTGA
- a CDS encoding transglycosylase SLT domain-containing protein, translating into MSRISVRGFAVASATAVTTVGAVVGVATGDAASNDLETTASGATLLTDIPVGEQAQVQSASLAQQADTIAHAADADAKRSVEEAARIQAAEDAKSKKAEAEKAEQAKKAEADAKLKQEREEKDQVASRSATRDAGDFPVQGSYTVAQVKAIAQQLVPAGQFQCFSNIIDAESTWNYKAVNSSSGAYGLVQALPGSKMASAGSDWRTNPATQIKWGLGYMNERYGSPCSAWSFHQANDWY; encoded by the coding sequence GTGAGCCGGATCTCGGTCCGGGGGTTCGCAGTGGCTTCGGCCACCGCGGTCACCACCGTCGGCGCAGTCGTCGGCGTCGCCACTGGCGACGCTGCCTCGAACGATCTCGAGACGACCGCTTCCGGCGCAACTCTCCTCACTGACATCCCGGTCGGCGAGCAGGCCCAGGTCCAGAGCGCCTCCCTGGCGCAGCAGGCCGACACCATCGCCCACGCCGCCGACGCCGACGCCAAGCGCTCGGTGGAGGAGGCCGCCCGTATCCAGGCCGCCGAGGACGCCAAGTCCAAGAAGGCGGAGGCCGAGAAGGCGGAGCAGGCGAAGAAGGCCGAGGCCGACGCCAAGCTCAAGCAGGAGCGCGAGGAGAAGGACCAGGTCGCCAGCCGGTCCGCCACCCGCGACGCCGGCGACTTCCCGGTCCAGGGCTCCTACACGGTCGCCCAGGTCAAGGCCATCGCCCAGCAGCTGGTCCCGGCGGGCCAGTTCCAGTGCTTCTCGAACATCATCGACGCGGAGTCGACCTGGAACTACAAGGCCGTGAACTCCTCTTCGGGAGCCTACGGTCTGGTCCAGGCGCTCCCCGGTTCGAAGATGGCCTCGGCCGGCTCCGACTGGCGCACCAACCCGGCCACCCAGATCAAGTGGGGCCTGGGCTACATGAACGAGCGCTACGGCAGCCCGTGCAGCGCCTGGAGCTTCCACCAGGCCAACGACTGGTACTAG
- a CDS encoding SMI1/KNR4 family protein, whose product MTENARIKALEQIMPATHGADEDIDWQAAEAVWGTRFPADFVAFMGRFGAGSINGEASILLPLPKPGLQWEPAEMAEETANARQLWEAGGGRAAFDVDPESIIAWGVTGGSDILCWLTTDPDPDRWPVLVAGRHTADAFAVHPYGMAEFLLRLCSDEFDVSPVSITFWDAGHLSFVHWRKAQRRWQEGRNPETGEPDPYAGEFAD is encoded by the coding sequence ATGACGGAGAACGCGCGGATCAAGGCGCTTGAGCAGATCATGCCGGCGACGCACGGCGCCGACGAGGACATCGACTGGCAGGCGGCCGAGGCCGTCTGGGGGACGCGGTTCCCGGCCGACTTCGTCGCGTTCATGGGCCGTTTCGGTGCCGGTTCCATCAACGGCGAGGCCAGCATCCTGCTGCCGCTGCCCAAGCCGGGGCTCCAGTGGGAACCGGCCGAGATGGCCGAGGAGACCGCCAACGCCCGGCAGCTCTGGGAGGCCGGGGGCGGCCGGGCCGCCTTCGACGTGGACCCGGAGTCGATCATCGCCTGGGGGGTCACCGGCGGGTCCGACATCCTGTGCTGGCTCACCACCGACCCCGACCCGGACCGGTGGCCGGTACTCGTCGCCGGCCGGCACACCGCCGACGCCTTCGCCGTCCACCCGTACGGCATGGCCGAATTCCTGCTGCGGCTGTGCTCCGACGAGTTCGACGTGAGCCCCGTGAGCATCACCTTCTGGGACGCCGGGCACCTGAGCTTCGTGCACTGGCGCAAGGCCCAGCGCCGCTGGCAGGAGGGCCGCAACCCGGAGACGGGCGAGCCCGACCCCTACGCCGGCGAGTTCGCCGACTAG
- a CDS encoding nuclear transport factor 2 family protein, producing MIDPAQLTDPAVRAFVTAVNAGDQAAFHALLTPDATMSDDGSERDLTQWAEREIFSSNGHMSVEKESDGGRALIVSYRNDTWGEMRTAWRFDVTPDGRVSRFETGQA from the coding sequence GTGATCGATCCGGCTCAGCTCACCGACCCCGCCGTCCGCGCCTTCGTCACCGCCGTCAACGCCGGGGACCAGGCGGCCTTCCACGCGCTCCTGACCCCCGACGCGACCATGTCCGACGACGGGTCCGAACGCGATCTGACCCAATGGGCGGAACGGGAGATCTTCTCCTCCAACGGCCACATGTCGGTCGAGAAGGAGTCCGACGGCGGCCGGGCCCTCATCGTCAGCTACCGCAACGACACCTGGGGCGAGATGCGCACCGCCTGGCGGTTCGACGTCACCCCCGACGGCCGCGTCAGCCGCTTCGAGACCGGCCAGGCCTGA
- a CDS encoding isoprenyl transferase, with amino-acid sequence MKLRDLVYRLYARRVEGRLDHDASPKHIGVILDGNRRWAKASGSSTVQGHQAGADKISEMLGWCTETDVEVVTLWMLSTDNLDRPEVELRPLLNIIENTVRGLAEDGRWRVHHVGNLDILPAQTQSVLKEAEQATHDIDGILVNVAVGYGGRQEIADAVRSLLLEHAEKGTSFEELAEVLDIDHIAEHLYTRGQPDPDLVIRTSGEQRLSGFMLWQSAHSEYYFCEVFWPAFRKVDFLRALRDYAARHRRYGT; translated from the coding sequence GTGAAGCTGCGCGACCTGGTGTACAGGCTCTATGCACGCCGGGTGGAAGGCCGCCTCGACCATGACGCGTCGCCGAAGCACATCGGCGTCATCCTGGACGGGAACAGGCGCTGGGCCAAGGCGTCGGGGAGCTCCACGGTGCAGGGCCATCAGGCCGGCGCCGACAAGATCTCCGAGATGCTGGGCTGGTGCACCGAGACGGACGTCGAGGTCGTCACCCTGTGGATGCTCTCCACGGACAACCTGGACCGGCCGGAGGTCGAGCTCAGGCCACTGCTCAACATCATCGAGAACACCGTCCGGGGCCTCGCCGAGGACGGGCGCTGGCGCGTCCACCACGTGGGCAACCTGGACATCCTGCCCGCCCAGACGCAGTCCGTGCTGAAGGAGGCCGAGCAGGCCACGCACGACATCGACGGGATACTCGTCAACGTCGCCGTCGGCTACGGCGGCCGACAGGAGATCGCCGACGCGGTGCGCTCGCTGCTCCTGGAGCACGCCGAGAAGGGCACCTCCTTCGAGGAGCTCGCCGAGGTCCTGGACATCGACCACATCGCGGAGCACCTCTACACCCGCGGCCAGCCCGACCCCGACCTGGTGATCCGCACCAGCGGTGAGCAGCGGCTGTCGGGGTTCATGCTGTGGCAGAGCGCGCACTCCGAGTACTACTTCTGCGAGGTCTTCTGGCCGGCCTTCCGCAAGGTCGACTTCCTGCGGGCCCTGCGCGACTACGCCGCCCGCCACCGGCGGTACGGCACCTGA
- a CDS encoding alkyl hydroperoxide reductase, translating into MSLDSLKSAIPDFAKDLKLNLGSVIGNQDKLSQQQLWGTVLSCAIAARSPRVLRELEPEAKAALSPEAYTAAKSAAAVMAMNNVFYRTRHLLSDPEYGTLRAGLRMNVIGNPGVEKVDFELWSLAVSAVNGCGQCLDSHEQVLRKAGVDRETVQEAFKIASVIQAVAVTLDAEAALAAE; encoded by the coding sequence ATGTCCCTCGACTCCCTCAAGTCCGCCATACCGGACTTCGCCAAGGATCTGAAGCTGAACCTCGGCTCGGTCATCGGCAACCAGGACAAGCTCTCCCAGCAGCAGCTGTGGGGCACCGTCCTGTCCTGCGCGATCGCCGCCCGCTCCCCGCGCGTCCTGCGTGAGCTGGAGCCGGAGGCGAAGGCGGCGCTGTCCCCGGAGGCGTACACCGCCGCCAAGTCCGCCGCGGCGGTCATGGCGATGAACAACGTCTTCTACCGGACCCGCCACCTGCTGTCCGACCCGGAGTACGGCACGCTGCGCGCGGGCCTGCGGATGAACGTCATCGGCAACCCGGGCGTGGAGAAGGTCGACTTCGAGCTGTGGTCGCTCGCCGTCTCCGCCGTCAACGGCTGCGGGCAGTGCCTGGACTCGCACGAGCAGGTCCTGCGCAAGGCCGGCGTCGACCGCGAGACGGTCCAGGAGGCCTTCAAGATCGCCTCGGTGATCCAGGCCGTCGCCGTCACCCTCGACGCCGAAGCGGCCCTGGCCGCCGAGTAG
- a CDS encoding AI-2E family transporter yields MAKRAGWLGRLGSRLSRMEARLDERRAEVEAEAAGEPPLPAAAVAAPAPAPVVPAGPLAQSERPDPVTVIPWGVRVAAEASWRLLLLAGMVWVLMKVISEVRLVVLAFAAALLVTALLQPFVVRLRRLGLPRGLATAVTAILGFVVIGLVGWFVVWQVMENLDDLSNRLREGINELKSWALDSPFHVTEKQINDIAKNLSETIGTNTEEITSAGLQGVTVLVEVMTGMLLAMFSTLFLLYDGKRIWNWVLGLVPGAARPGVAGAGPRAWRTLTAYVRGTVLVALIDAVFIGLGLYFLDVTMAVPLAVFIFLFAFIPLVGAVISGALAVVVALVTQGPVIALAVLGVVLAVQQIEGHVLQPFILGRAVRVHPLAVVLAVAAGGMIAGIGGAVVAVPLVAVTNTVVVYLRAYSRERHYGAASPTGPAPHGATAVRAAALEAGDDQRA; encoded by the coding sequence ATGGCGAAGAGGGCAGGCTGGCTCGGCCGGCTCGGCAGCAGACTGAGCCGGATGGAGGCGCGCCTGGACGAACGGCGGGCCGAGGTCGAGGCCGAGGCCGCCGGGGAACCGCCGCTGCCCGCCGCCGCCGTGGCCGCTCCGGCGCCGGCCCCCGTGGTGCCGGCCGGGCCGCTCGCGCAGTCCGAGCGGCCCGACCCGGTGACCGTGATCCCGTGGGGGGTGCGGGTCGCCGCCGAGGCGAGCTGGCGGCTGCTGCTGCTCGCCGGGATGGTCTGGGTGCTGATGAAGGTGATCAGCGAAGTCCGCCTGGTCGTGCTCGCCTTCGCCGCCGCGCTGCTCGTCACCGCGCTGCTCCAGCCGTTCGTGGTCCGGCTGCGCCGGCTCGGCCTGCCGCGGGGGCTGGCCACCGCCGTCACCGCGATCCTCGGCTTCGTCGTCATCGGGCTGGTCGGCTGGTTCGTGGTCTGGCAGGTCATGGAGAACCTCGACGACCTCTCCAACCGGCTCCGCGAGGGCATCAACGAGCTCAAGAGCTGGGCACTGGACAGTCCGTTCCACGTGACCGAGAAGCAGATCAACGACATCGCGAAGAACCTCAGCGAGACCATCGGCACCAACACCGAGGAGATCACCTCCGCCGGTCTGCAGGGTGTGACGGTGCTCGTCGAGGTGATGACGGGCATGCTGCTCGCGATGTTCTCGACGCTCTTCCTGCTCTACGACGGCAAGCGCATCTGGAACTGGGTGCTCGGCCTGGTCCCGGGCGCCGCCCGCCCCGGGGTCGCGGGCGCCGGCCCGCGCGCCTGGCGCACCCTGACGGCGTACGTGCGCGGCACGGTGCTCGTCGCGCTGATCGACGCCGTCTTCATCGGCCTCGGGCTGTACTTCCTCGACGTGACCATGGCCGTGCCGCTGGCGGTGTTCATCTTCCTGTTCGCCTTCATCCCGCTCGTCGGCGCCGTGATCTCCGGGGCGCTCGCGGTGGTCGTGGCGCTGGTGACCCAGGGGCCGGTCATCGCCCTGGCGGTGCTGGGCGTGGTGCTGGCCGTGCAGCAGATCGAGGGGCACGTGCTCCAGCCCTTCATCCTCGGCCGGGCCGTACGGGTCCACCCGCTCGCGGTGGTGCTCGCGGTGGCGGCCGGCGGGATGATCGCGGGCATCGGCGGAGCGGTGGTCGCGGTGCCGCTGGTCGCCGTCACCAACACGGTGGTCGTCTACCTGCGGGCCTATTCGCGCGAGCGGCACTACGGGGCCGCCTCCCCGACCGGTCCGGCGCCGCACGGGGCCACCGCCGTACGGGCGGCCGCGCTGGAGGCCGGGGATGATCAGCGAGCCTGA
- a CDS encoding PhoH family protein, whose translation MVTSTKRRLPDRRTYVLDTSVLLADPNAFSRFDEHEVVLPIVVITELEAKRHHPELGYFARQALRLLDDFRVRYGRLDAPIPLGDLGGSLRVELNHSDPGVLPAGFRLGDNDSRILAVARNLQAEGYDVTVVSKDLPLRIKASSVGLLAEEYRAELAITDAGWTGMSELALSGEQVDLLYSEERLYVPEAAELPVHTGLVLQSERGKALGRVTADGNVKLVRGDREAFGLHGRSAEQRIALDLLLDPEIGIISMGGRAGTGKSALALCAGLEAVLERRQHQKVMVFRPLYAVGGQDLGYLPGDASEKMSPWAQAVFDTLSAVAGREVIEEVLNRGMLEVLPLTHIRGRSLHDAFVIVDEAQSLERNVLLTVLSRIGANSRVVLTHDVAQRDNLRVGRYDGVVAVVEKLKGHPLFAHVTLTRSERSPIAALVTEMLESL comes from the coding sequence GTGGTGACCAGCACAAAGCGCCGCCTGCCCGACAGGCGGACCTACGTCCTCGACACCAGCGTCCTGCTGGCAGACCCCAACGCGTTCTCCCGGTTCGACGAGCACGAGGTCGTGCTCCCGATCGTGGTGATCACCGAGCTGGAGGCAAAGAGGCACCATCCCGAACTCGGCTACTTCGCCCGTCAGGCCCTGCGCCTGCTCGACGACTTCCGGGTTCGCTACGGTCGCCTCGACGCCCCCATCCCGCTGGGCGATCTGGGCGGCAGCCTGCGCGTCGAGCTCAACCACTCCGACCCGGGCGTCCTGCCCGCCGGCTTCAGGCTGGGGGACAACGACTCGCGCATCCTCGCGGTCGCCCGCAACCTCCAGGCCGAGGGCTACGACGTCACGGTCGTCTCGAAGGATCTCCCGCTGCGCATCAAGGCCTCCTCCGTGGGGCTGCTCGCCGAGGAGTACCGCGCGGAACTCGCGATCACCGACGCCGGCTGGACCGGCATGAGCGAGCTCGCCCTCTCCGGGGAGCAGGTCGACCTCCTCTACTCCGAGGAGCGGCTCTACGTACCGGAGGCCGCGGAACTGCCCGTGCACACCGGGCTGGTCCTCCAGTCCGAGCGCGGCAAGGCCCTGGGCCGGGTCACGGCCGACGGCAACGTGAAGCTCGTACGGGGCGACCGCGAGGCCTTCGGGCTGCACGGCCGCAGCGCCGAGCAGCGGATCGCCCTGGACCTGCTGCTCGACCCGGAGATCGGGATCATCTCGATGGGCGGCCGGGCCGGCACCGGCAAGTCGGCGCTGGCGCTGTGCGCGGGCCTGGAGGCGGTGCTGGAGCGGAGGCAGCATCAGAAGGTGATGGTCTTCCGGCCGCTGTACGCGGTGGGCGGCCAGGACCTCGGCTACCTGCCCGGTGACGCGTCCGAGAAGATGAGCCCCTGGGCGCAGGCGGTCTTCGACACCCTCTCGGCGGTGGCCGGGCGGGAGGTCATCGAGGAGGTGCTGAACCGCGGGATGCTGGAGGTCCTGCCGCTCACGCACATCCGCGGCCGCTCGCTGCACGACGCCTTCGTGATCGTGGACGAGGCCCAGTCCCTGGAGCGCAATGTCCTGCTGACCGTTCTGTCCCGGATCGGGGCCAATTCGCGGGTGGTTCTGACCCACGACGTGGCCCAGCGGGACAATCTGCGGGTCGGCCGGTACGACGGAGTGGTCGCCGTCGTTGAGAAGCTGAAGGGGCATCCGCTCTTCGCCCACGTCACGCTGACCCGCTCCGAGCGCTCCCCGATCGCCGCACTGGTGACGGAGATGCTGGAGAGCCTCTAG
- a CDS encoding A24 family peptidase, translating to MGVFVIFLAAAYGVAVGSLLPRAAYRLSVEPGEPWRKHSGWFGPAPHGGPAWRVAAVTGAVCAVLAVAVGARPELAVFAGLAPVLVLLALVDLAVHRLPDVLTLPLAAACAALLGAAALSPGAAGSWRLALLGGGALGASYLVLFLINPAGMGLGDVKLALALGVALGWYGWGVWAAGAFLGLLYGALYGLGLVLRGRAGRKEGFAFGPFMAAGALTGVLLGGFGA from the coding sequence GTGGGTGTATTCGTGATCTTCCTCGCCGCCGCGTACGGCGTAGCCGTCGGGTCGCTGCTGCCGCGCGCCGCGTACCGGCTGTCCGTCGAGCCCGGGGAGCCCTGGCGGAAGCACTCCGGGTGGTTCGGGCCCGCCCCCCACGGGGGCCCCGCGTGGCGGGTGGCCGCCGTCACGGGGGCCGTGTGCGCGGTGCTCGCGGTGGCGGTGGGCGCGCGGCCCGAGCTGGCGGTGTTCGCCGGGCTCGCGCCGGTGCTCGTCCTGCTGGCCCTCGTCGACCTCGCCGTGCACCGGCTGCCCGACGTGCTGACCCTGCCCCTGGCCGCCGCCTGCGCCGCGCTGCTCGGCGCGGCCGCGCTGTCGCCCGGCGCCGCCGGCTCGTGGCGGCTCGCGCTGCTGGGCGGGGGCGCGCTCGGAGCCTCGTACCTCGTGCTGTTCCTGATCAACCCCGCCGGGATGGGCCTCGGCGACGTCAAGCTGGCGCTCGCCCTGGGGGTCGCTCTTGGGTGGTACGGGTGGGGGGTATGGGCGGCCGGGGCGTTCCTGGGGCTGCTCTACGGGGCCCTGTACGGCCTCGGCCTTGTGCTGCGGGGCCGGGCGGGCCGGAAGGAGGGTTTCGCCTTCGGCCCCTTCATGGCGGCCGGAGCACTCACCGGAGTGCTGCTGGGCGGATTCGGAGCGTAA
- a CDS encoding extracellular solute-binding protein — translation MFGAAATAAVFGLLIPLSGCGSSSGDAGDGGTLRLIAAEYGNSSANSSKAFWDKVTADFTAANPGIKVKVELLPWADIDREVSRMVKAGNAPDMALMGSYSDFAAQGKLYSAEELLSISAEANFLQPLAEAGSVGNTLYGLPFVASSRLLFYNTKLFMDAGIIPKDGSVPWQPKTWNDLQTAAKALKTKGVRFPYALPLGPEEAHAETMIWELSNGGGYADSSGNYSLASDANIYTLKWLKEQLVAPGLTGPVPPSQLNRADAFAAFLRGEVGMLNGYPSLSHEARAKGITVGAVSMPVSETLGTGETPPTVGVADWMMAFKQNGNRAEIGKFLDFLYQDKNLSDFAGRYHLLPSTVTASRTPAGGGLDKNDEQFLTALRGAQLYPVNDPTWVTVSDTLKRSIGRAVEPGGDPKAVLEDIAAKASAASKKQH, via the coding sequence ATGTTCGGCGCGGCAGCCACGGCAGCCGTGTTCGGTCTACTGATACCGCTGTCCGGCTGCGGAAGCTCCTCGGGCGACGCAGGTGACGGCGGTACGCTGCGCCTGATCGCCGCCGAATACGGCAACAGCTCGGCCAACAGTTCCAAGGCTTTCTGGGACAAGGTGACGGCTGATTTCACCGCGGCCAACCCCGGTATCAAGGTCAAGGTGGAGCTCCTTCCGTGGGCCGACATCGACCGCGAGGTCTCCCGTATGGTCAAGGCCGGCAACGCGCCGGACATGGCCCTCATGGGCTCCTACTCGGACTTCGCGGCCCAGGGCAAGCTGTATTCCGCGGAAGAACTGCTCTCGATCAGCGCCGAGGCCAACTTCCTCCAGCCGCTGGCCGAGGCCGGTTCGGTCGGCAACACCCTCTACGGCCTGCCCTTCGTGGCGAGCAGCCGCCTGCTCTTCTACAACACCAAGCTGTTCATGGACGCCGGGATCATCCCCAAGGACGGCTCCGTCCCGTGGCAGCCGAAGACCTGGAATGACCTGCAGACGGCCGCCAAGGCACTCAAGACCAAGGGCGTGCGGTTCCCCTACGCGCTGCCGCTCGGCCCCGAGGAGGCCCACGCGGAGACGATGATCTGGGAGCTGAGCAACGGCGGCGGCTACGCCGACAGCAGCGGCAACTACAGCCTCGCCTCGGACGCGAACATCTACACCCTCAAGTGGCTCAAGGAGCAGCTGGTCGCCCCCGGGCTGACCGGTCCGGTCCCGCCCTCGCAGCTCAACCGCGCCGACGCCTTCGCCGCCTTCCTGCGCGGCGAGGTCGGGATGCTCAACGGCTACCCGTCCCTCTCCCACGAGGCGCGCGCCAAGGGCATCACCGTCGGCGCCGTGTCCATGCCGGTCTCGGAAACCCTCGGCACCGGCGAGACCCCGCCCACCGTGGGCGTGGCCGACTGGATGATGGCCTTCAAGCAGAACGGCAACCGCGCGGAGATCGGCAAGTTCCTCGACTTCCTCTACCAGGACAAGAACCTGTCGGACTTCGCGGGCCGCTACCACCTGCTGCCCTCGACGGTCACGGCCTCCCGCACCCCCGCGGGCGGCGGCCTCGACAAGAACGACGAGCAGTTCCTGACCGCCCTGCGCGGCGCCCAGCTCTACCCGGTCAACGACCCGACCTGGGTGACGGTCAGCGACACCCTCAAGCGCAGCATCGGGCGGGCCGTGGAACCGGGCGGCGACCCGAAGGCCGTCCTCGAGGACATCGCCGCCAAGGCGAGCGCCGCATCCAAGAAGCAGCACTGA
- a CDS encoding serine hydrolase, with amino-acid sequence MGVTVDGTVAAGWETVREEFEDFVSREPNSPEAQLAVRHHGRTVVDLWGGEDTDGDTLSGVFSITKGAAHLVVALLVQEGVLDLERPVSTYWPEFTGHGKERLTVRQLVAHGSGLISSDEGFSYEEIADDAFVAARLATQKPFWEPGTAYGYHAFVIGALTGELVRRATGRSLQEVYEERLRAPYGLDLYMGLPAGLEGRWKPVLEMLPTPAQVELLASGGPMPEMMRIAFNQHHEPPMDIVGYANHPKVRALGPASAGGTGTARGVAALYAAAVGGLDGVAALLKPETVAEVARLHTPGQDRVTPEQDHFALGFETQPAVGPEAFGHCGAAGGLGFADPVTGIAYGYTRRRFGFPGGSAPENGRLTAAVLEVARGL; translated from the coding sequence ATGGGTGTAACGGTGGACGGGACGGTCGCGGCGGGCTGGGAGACGGTCCGGGAGGAGTTCGAGGACTTCGTGTCCCGCGAGCCGAACTCGCCCGAGGCCCAGCTCGCGGTACGCCACCACGGCCGGACCGTGGTGGACCTGTGGGGCGGCGAGGACACCGACGGGGACACCCTGAGCGGGGTCTTCTCCATCACCAAGGGCGCCGCCCACCTGGTCGTGGCGCTGCTGGTGCAGGAGGGCGTACTGGACCTGGAGCGCCCGGTGTCGACGTACTGGCCGGAGTTCACCGGGCACGGCAAGGAGCGGCTGACCGTACGGCAGCTGGTCGCGCACGGCTCCGGGCTGATCAGCTCCGACGAGGGCTTCTCCTACGAGGAGATCGCGGACGACGCGTTCGTCGCGGCCCGGCTGGCCACGCAGAAGCCGTTCTGGGAGCCCGGTACGGCCTACGGCTACCACGCCTTCGTGATCGGCGCGCTGACGGGCGAGCTGGTGCGGCGGGCGACGGGCCGCTCCCTCCAGGAGGTCTACGAGGAGCGGCTGCGGGCGCCGTACGGGCTGGACCTGTACATGGGGCTGCCGGCCGGACTCGAGGGCCGGTGGAAGCCGGTGCTGGAGATGCTGCCGACGCCCGCGCAGGTGGAGCTGCTCGCGTCGGGCGGGCCGATGCCCGAGATGATGAGGATCGCCTTCAACCAGCACCACGAGCCGCCGATGGACATCGTCGGCTACGCCAACCACCCCAAGGTGCGGGCCCTCGGCCCGGCCTCGGCCGGCGGCACCGGCACGGCGCGCGGTGTGGCCGCCCTGTACGCGGCGGCCGTCGGCGGCCTGGACGGCGTGGCCGCGCTGCTGAAGCCGGAGACGGTGGCCGAGGTCGCCCGGCTGCACACCCCGGGCCAGGACCGGGTCACCCCGGAGCAGGACCACTTCGCGCTGGGCTTCGAGACACAGCCGGCGGTGGGCCCGGAGGCCTTCGGGCACTGCGGCGCGGCGGGCGGTCTGGGCTTCGCCGACCCGGTCACGGGGATCGCGTACGGGTACACGCGCCGCCGCTTCGGCTTCCCGGGCGGGTCGGCCCCGGAGAACGGGCGCCTGACGGCGGCGGTGCTGGAGGTGGCGCGGGGGCTGTAG
- a CDS encoding DUF192 domain-containing protein, whose amino-acid sequence MAYWQDGPGTLLIGTTAVPLEVAASYRARTRGLLGRDGVEGAMLLTPAASVHTFRMRFPIDVAYLDRRLRVIALTTMPPGRLGLPRPRARHVLEAGAGVMAGWGLRVGSVVAVSAPSR is encoded by the coding sequence ATGGCGTACTGGCAGGACGGCCCCGGCACCCTCCTCATCGGCACCACCGCGGTCCCCCTGGAGGTCGCCGCCTCGTACCGGGCCCGGACCCGCGGGCTGCTCGGCCGGGACGGGGTCGAGGGGGCGATGCTGCTGACCCCGGCCGCGAGCGTGCACACCTTCCGGATGCGGTTCCCGATCGACGTGGCCTACCTCGACCGCCGGCTGCGCGTCATCGCGCTGACCACCATGCCCCCGGGCCGCCTCGGCCTCCCCCGCCCGCGCGCCCGGCACGTCCTGGAGGCCGGGGCCGGGGTGATGGCCGGCTGGGGCCTGCGCGTCGGAAGCGTGGTCGCCGTCTCGGCACCCTCTAGGTGA